One genomic segment of Sminthopsis crassicaudata isolate SCR6 chromosome 4, ASM4859323v1, whole genome shotgun sequence includes these proteins:
- the PARS2 gene encoding putative proline--tRNA ligase, mitochondrial, producing the protein MRPPAGTAVCGIRSEWFLPGAMERLLRRWRSFAGLLWAGCPPSQPPLCKLYHHPPGRVKRLALSRLFQPQNLREDQVVGLEGKVAELSCKSHRLMLQTGLIHPAGPGCYHFLPFTVRAMEKLIRMIDQEMQAIGGQKLDMPSLCSAELWRATGRWQLMGKELFQLQDRHSKEYCLGPTHEEAVTSLMASQKTLSYRQLPHLLYQVTRKFRDEPRPRFGLLRGREFYMKDMYTFDCSAEAAQHTYDLVCDAYGRLFDRLGLHFVRVQAAVGSIGGTMSHEFHLPLNIGEDTLATCSNCGFTANVETLDPKQPNCLVCQGKLTETKGVEVGHTFYLGTKYSSVFNAKFVNAQGKPSLVEMGCYGLGVTRILAAAIEALSTEECIRWPGLLAPYQVCLIPPKKGSKEEMAIELMETLYDDIADALPQLQGELVLDDRTHLTIGNRLKDAKKLGYPFVVIAGKRALEQPCHFEVWCQNTEEVVFLPKQGLLDLLRKVQVV; encoded by the exons ATGCGTCCTCCGGCTGGTACGGCGGTCTGCGGCATTCG GTCTGAGTGGTTCCTTCCGGGTGCTATGGAAAGGCTTCTGAGAAGATGGAGAAGCTTTGCTGGCCTTCTGTGGGCCGGCTGCCCGCCGTCCCAGCCTCCCCTTTGCAAGCTTTACCATCATCCGCCGGGCAGAGTGAAACGGCTGGCCCTGTCCCGGCTCTTCCAGCCTCAGAACCTCAGGGAAGATCAGGTGGTGGGACTGGAGGGCAAGGTGGCTGAGCTGAGCTGTAAGAGCCACCGGCTGATGCTGCAGACGGGGCTCATTCACCCCGCCGGCCCTGGCTGCTACCACTTCCTGCCCTTCACCGTCCGAGCCATGGAGAAGCTGATCCGGATGATAGACCAGGAGATGCAGGCCATCGGCGGGCAGAAGCTCGACATGCCCAGCCTGTGCTCGGCCGAGCTCTGGAGAGCCACTGGCCGGTGGCAGCTCATGGGCAAGGAGCTCTTTCAGCTGCAGGATCGGCATAGCAAGGAATACTGCTTGGGCCCGACGCACGAGGAAGCCGTCACCAGCCTGATGGCCTCTCAGAAGACCCTGTCCTACCGGCAGCTCCCGCACCTCCTCTATCAGGTCACGCGCAAGTTCCGGGACGAGCCCCGGCCCCGCTTCGGCCTCCTGCGGGGCCGGGAGTTTTACATGAAGGACATGTACACCTTCGACTGCTCGGCTGAAGCCGCCCAGCACACGTACGACCTGGTGTGCGACGCTTACGGCAGGCTCTTTGACCGGCTCGGGCTTCACTTTGTCAGGGTGCAGGCAGCCGTGGGGAGCATCGGGGGGACGATGTCTCACGAGTTTCACCTCCCCTTGAACATTGGGGAAGATACGCTTGCGACCTGCTCCAATTGCGGTTTCACAGCCAATGTTGAGACGCTGGACCCCAAGCAGCCAAACTGCCTGGTATGCCAGGGGAAGTTGACAGAGACCAAAGGTGTTGAAGTGGGGCACACCTTTTACCTGGGAACTAAATACTCCTCTGTGTTCAACGCCAAGTTTGTCAATGCTCAAGGAAAGCCCTCGCTGGTGGAAATGGGGTGCTATGGGTTAGGCGTGACTCGGATCCTCGCCGCGGCCATCGAAGCCCTTTCCACAGAAGAGTGCATCCGCTGGCCCGGGCTGCTCGCCCCTTACCAGGTGTGCCTCATTCCTCCAAAAAAGGGCAGCAAGGAAGAGATGGCGATAGAGCTGATGGAAACTCTCTATGACGACATTGCTGATGCCTTGCCCCAGCTGCAGGGGGAGCTCGTGCTCGATGACAGGACACATTTAACCATTGGGAACAGATTGAAAGATGCCAAGAAACTCGGCTACCCCTTCGTGGTGATAGCGGGCAAGAGAGCCTTGGAGCAACCCTGCCACTTTGAGGTCTGGTGTCAGAACACCGAGGAGGTGGTGTTCCTCCCTAAACAGGGACTGCTGGATTTGCTGCGCAAAGTACAGGTGGTCTAA